The proteins below come from a single Agrococcus beijingensis genomic window:
- a CDS encoding sigma-70 family RNA polymerase sigma factor, with amino-acid sequence MAARWELVVAELVAQRGEALVRYAMLLTGDEEEARDMVQDALAATFGRLRNGFEVEQAEAYVRKAIANRFLDRARRGQRWRRIAPLVVERERVDSGSTLTGEKLDMAARLQRLTPRERACIVLRFDEDRTVDQIAAELGISAGAVKRYLSDALGKLRGMLEREAERQQRREQQ; translated from the coding sequence GTGGCAGCCAGGTGGGAGCTGGTCGTGGCCGAGCTCGTCGCCCAGCGGGGCGAGGCGCTCGTGCGGTACGCGATGCTCCTCACCGGTGATGAGGAGGAGGCTCGCGACATGGTGCAGGACGCCCTGGCCGCCACGTTCGGCCGCCTGCGCAACGGCTTCGAGGTCGAGCAGGCCGAGGCCTACGTGCGCAAGGCGATCGCGAACCGGTTCCTCGATCGCGCTCGCCGCGGGCAGCGATGGCGCCGCATCGCGCCGCTGGTGGTCGAGCGCGAGCGCGTCGACTCGGGCTCCACCCTCACCGGCGAGAAGCTCGACATGGCGGCCCGGCTGCAGCGGCTGACGCCGCGGGAGCGGGCGTGCATCGTGCTGCGCTTCGACGAGGACCGCACCGTCGACCAGATCGCCGCCGAGCTCGGCATCTCGGCGGGCGCCGTGAAGCGCTACCTGTCGGATGCGCTCGGCAAGCTGCGCGGGATGCTCGAGCGCGAGGCCGAGCGGCAGCAGCGGAGGGAGCAGCAGTGA